Proteins encoded within one genomic window of Episyrphus balteatus chromosome 1, idEpiBalt1.1, whole genome shotgun sequence:
- the LOC129906365 gene encoding intraflagellar transport protein 20 homolog isoform X1, translating to MAEELQKAGLYIDDIYRLRVQDPKIASEANELREECLEFATKLQDFKRYAEEFQKIFNDFSKDVEKERIRAISTQNLLKTIAKQRQAEQQIFQSQIHEKSIELERLKTEYHHLQMIESEQQEIINNFVQNQ from the exons atgGCAGAAGAATTACAAAAGGCTGGCCTCTATATTGACGATATTTATCGTCTTCGTGTTCAAGATCCTAAAATTGCATCCGAAGCAAATGAACTTCGAGAAGAATGTCTTGAATTTGCAACaa AACTTCAAGATTTCAAACGATACGCTGAAGAATTTCAAAAGATATTCAATGATTTTTCCAAGGATGTTGAAAAAGAGAGAATTCGTGCCATTAGTACTCAAAATCTTCTAAAAACCATAGCGAAGCAAAGACAAGCAGAACAACAAATATTTCAG agccAAATCCATGAAAAGTCAATAGAATTGGAACGCCTCAAAACTGAATACCATCACTTGCAAATGATTGAATCAGAGCAGCAAGAAATAATCAACAATTTTGTCCAGAATCAATAA
- the LOC129906365 gene encoding intraflagellar transport protein 20 homolog isoform X2: MAEELQKAGLYIDDIYRLRVQDPKIASEANELREECLEFATKLQDFKRYAEEFQKIFNDFSKDVEKERIRAISTQNLLKTIAKQRQAEQQIFQIQFNFRAKSMKSQ; the protein is encoded by the exons atgGCAGAAGAATTACAAAAGGCTGGCCTCTATATTGACGATATTTATCGTCTTCGTGTTCAAGATCCTAAAATTGCATCCGAAGCAAATGAACTTCGAGAAGAATGTCTTGAATTTGCAACaa AACTTCAAGATTTCAAACGATACGCTGAAGAATTTCAAAAGATATTCAATGATTTTTCCAAGGATGTTGAAAAAGAGAGAATTCGTGCCATTAGTACTCAAAATCTTCTAAAAACCATAGCGAAGCAAAGACAAGCAGAACAACAAATATTTCAG attcaatttaatttcagagccAAATCCATGAAAAGTCAATAG
- the LOC129906361 gene encoding INO80 complex subunit B, whose amino-acid sequence MSSNKINDQCLQRNIDSLLSSTENSPKRHKKRKKHRHRQSLPSDEECIDVTSDIPTTSIRIVNRDHTEKHRHSTPNTSKLSVTPPSLKSVPAGKKRKKGKDSGTSSDEERWLDAIESGKLEEVDDELKKIKDPKLMTARQRAMYERSTDKEPSPGGEILMSLPTGYKEKVMTAEAIEKALLKSQKRKQLADEKREKDKKKTMERLLKKQETKQRSQGKNKAVKTQEPVITYHNTYEGATVSLPPDFEFPLKPQVVKDPPKPILCGIPGCSNLKIYNCSKTNLPLCSFVCYRKNVAAVKEIMC is encoded by the coding sequence atgtcgtcaaataaaataaatgatcaATGTTTGCAACGTAACATCGATAGCCTTCTGTCTTCAACAGAAAATTCACCCAAACGACACAAAAAACGTAAGAAGCATCGTCACCGTCAATCACTCCCGAGTGACGAAGAATGCATCGATGTAACCTCCGATATTCCAACTACTTCCATCCGCATTGTAAATCGTGATCACACAGAAAAACACCGACATTCAACTCCAAATACATCAAAGCTGTCAGTGACACCGCCTTCACTTAAATCAGTTCCCGCTGGAAAGAAACGCAAAAAAGGCAAAGACAGTGGAACGTCCAGCGATGAGGAACGCTGGCTAGATGCAATTGAGTCTGGCAAACTCGAAGAAGTCGATGATGAGTTGAAGAAAATCAAAGATCCCAAACTAATGACGGCCAGGCAGCGTGCAATGTATGAACGAAGCACTGACAAAGAACCAAGTCCCGGCGGAGAGATTCTAATGTCATTGCCAACTGGTTACAAGGAGAAGGTGATGACTGCCGAAGCTATAGAAAAGGCACTTCTCAAATCACAAAAACGCAAACAACTCGCCGATGAGAAGCGGGAGAAGGACAAAAAGAAGACAATGGAAAGATTGCTGAAGAAACAGGAGACCAAACAACGTTCGCAAGGAAAGAACAAAGCTGTTAAGACTCAGGAGCCAGTTATAACTTACCATAACACTTATGAAGGTGCGACAGTATCGTTGCCACCAGATTTTGAGTTTCCTTTGAAGCCACAAGTGGTTAAGGATCCGCCAAAACCGATTCTCTGTGGAATCCCAGGTTGCTCCAATCTGAAGATATACAACTGCTCCAAGACAAATCTGCCACTTTGCAGTTTCGTTTGCTATAGGAAGAATGTAGCTGCTGTTAAGGAAATTATGTGTTAG
- the LOC129906363 gene encoding BTB/POZ domain-containing adapter for CUL3-mediated RhoA degradation protein 3 isoform X2 yields the protein MSGDQKTLLKGHPSQYVKLNVGGRLFYTTIGTLTKHDTMLSAMFSGRMEVLTDSEGWILVDRCGSHFGTILNYLRDGTVPLPESHKEIAELLAEAKYYCITDLAMSCERALLSNQEPKPICRIPLITSQKEEQLLISSSAKPVVILLVNRHNNKYSYTSTSDDNLLKNIELFDKLSLRFSVRILFIKDVIGSSEICCWSFYGHGKKVAEVCCTSIVYATDRKHTKVEFPEARIYEETLQVLLYENRNAPDQELLQATSSSRGGVGGSGMQQYTSDEEEERTHLARLRSNKRNNPT from the exons ATGTCTGGCGATCAAAAAACCCTTCTCAAGGGTCATCCTTCGCAATATGTAAAATTGAATGTGGGAGGTCGTTTGTTCTATACAACAATTGGCACTCTCACCAAACATGACACAATGTTGAGTGCAATGTTTAGTGGTCGAATGGAAGTTCTTACAGATTCAGAGG gttGGATACTAGTTGACCGTTGTGGTTCCCATTTTGGCACCATACTCAATTACCTCCGAGATGGAACAGTGCCACTTCCAGAATCACACAAAGAAATAGCCGAACTCTTAGCCGAAGCCAAGTACTACTGCATAACCGATTTAGCCATGTCCTGTGAGCGTGCCCTCTTGAGCAACCAAGAACCCAAGCCCATTTGTCGCATCCCGCTGATCACTTCCCAAAAAGAAGAACAACTCCTGATAAGTTCATCAGCCAAGCCAGTAGTCATACTACTGGTCAACCGCCACAACAACAAATATTCCTACACAAGCACTTCGGATGACAATTTGCTCAAGAACATCGAACTGTTTGACAAGCTCTCTCTGCGTTTCAGTGTTCGCATCCTCTTCATCAAGGACGTCATTGGCTCGAGCGAAATATGTTGTTGGTCATTCTACGGTCATGGCAAGAAAGTTGCCGAAGTCTGCTGTACATCGATAGTCTATGCCACCGACCGAAAGCACACCAAAGTTGAATTCCCTGAGGCCCGCATCTATGAGGAAACATTGCAGGTATTGCTCTATGAAAATCGGAATGCACCTGATCAAGAATTGTTGCAGGCGACGTCATCGTCTCGCGGTGGTGTTGGTGGTTCCGGCATGCAACAGTATACCAGTGACGAGGAAGAAGAACGCACTCATTTGGCACGACTGCGCTCCAATAAACGCAACAATCCCACATGA
- the LOC129906363 gene encoding BTB/POZ domain-containing adapter for CUL3-mediated RhoA degradation protein 3 isoform X1, with translation MSGDQKTLLKGHPSQYVKLNVGGRLFYTTIGTLTKHDTMLSAMFSGRMEVLTDSEGWILVDRCGSHFGTILNYLRDGTVPLPESHKEIAELLAEAKYYCITDLAMSCERALLSNQEPKPICRIPLITSQKEEQLLISSSAKPVVILLVNRHNNKYSYTSTSDDNLLKNIELFDKLSLRFSVRILFIKDVIGSSEICCWSFYGHGKKVAEVCCTSIVYATDRKHTKVEFPEARIYEETLQATSSSRGGVGGSGMQQYTSDEEEERTHLARLRSNKRNNPT, from the exons ATGTCTGGCGATCAAAAAACCCTTCTCAAGGGTCATCCTTCGCAATATGTAAAATTGAATGTGGGAGGTCGTTTGTTCTATACAACAATTGGCACTCTCACCAAACATGACACAATGTTGAGTGCAATGTTTAGTGGTCGAATGGAAGTTCTTACAGATTCAGAGG gttGGATACTAGTTGACCGTTGTGGTTCCCATTTTGGCACCATACTCAATTACCTCCGAGATGGAACAGTGCCACTTCCAGAATCACACAAAGAAATAGCCGAACTCTTAGCCGAAGCCAAGTACTACTGCATAACCGATTTAGCCATGTCCTGTGAGCGTGCCCTCTTGAGCAACCAAGAACCCAAGCCCATTTGTCGCATCCCGCTGATCACTTCCCAAAAAGAAGAACAACTCCTGATAAGTTCATCAGCCAAGCCAGTAGTCATACTACTGGTCAACCGCCACAACAACAAATATTCCTACACAAGCACTTCGGATGACAATTTGCTCAAGAACATCGAACTGTTTGACAAGCTCTCTCTGCGTTTCAGTGTTCGCATCCTCTTCATCAAGGACGTCATTGGCTCGAGCGAAATATGTTGTTGGTCATTCTACGGTCATGGCAAGAAAGTTGCCGAAGTCTGCTGTACATCGATAGTCTATGCCACCGACCGAAAGCACACCAAAGTTGAATTCCCTGAGGCCCGCATCTATGAGGAAACATTGCAG GCGACGTCATCGTCTCGCGGTGGTGTTGGTGGTTCCGGCATGCAACAGTATACCAGTGACGAGGAAGAAGAACGCACTCATTTGGCACGACTGCGCTCCAATAAACGCAACAATCCCACATGA